A genomic stretch from Nitrobacter winogradskyi Nb-255 includes:
- the pgl gene encoding 6-phosphogluconolactonase: MTSAAPDRGFQVLPDAEAIATEAAERIILRITENATRPAICLTGGSGPKALYALLGSPRYRSRIAWDRVHWFIGDERFVSASDERNNMTMAREIFLNRCAPPGNIHPMPTDASDPDAAARLYERELQAFYGADRLDPARPLFDLVLMGLGPDGHTASLFPGDRALDETERWVVGVDRAPVEPLVPRVTLTLPALASSREMLFLVSGEAKRGILSKVRADADLPGTRARSNGITTWLTDVAAAGSTA, translated from the coding sequence ATGACATCCGCTGCACCCGACCGCGGCTTTCAGGTGCTGCCGGACGCCGAGGCGATCGCAACCGAAGCCGCTGAACGTATCATCCTTCGGATTACGGAAAATGCGACGCGGCCGGCGATATGCCTGACCGGGGGTTCCGGTCCGAAAGCGCTATATGCGCTGCTGGGAAGCCCGCGCTATCGTTCGCGCATCGCCTGGGATCGCGTTCACTGGTTCATAGGAGACGAGCGTTTCGTGAGCGCAAGCGACGAGCGCAACAACATGACGATGGCGAGAGAGATTTTTCTGAACCGTTGCGCCCCGCCGGGCAATATCCATCCGATGCCAACGGACGCATCCGATCCGGATGCGGCGGCACGGCTTTACGAGCGCGAACTGCAAGCGTTTTACGGAGCGGATCGACTTGATCCAGCCAGGCCGCTTTTCGATCTTGTCCTGATGGGGCTTGGACCGGACGGGCATACCGCCTCGTTGTTTCCCGGAGATCGAGCGCTCGACGAAACCGAGCGATGGGTTGTCGGCGTGGACCGCGCGCCCGTCGAGCCTCTCGTGCCCCGTGTCACCCTGACGCTTCCGGCGCTGGCTTCCTCCCGCGAGATGCTGTTTCTTGTCAGTGGTGAAGCCAAGCGCGGCATCCTCTCGAAGGTCAGGGCGGACGCCGATCTGCCCGGTACGCGCGCTCGCTCCAACGGCATCACGACCTGGTTGACCGATGTCGCGGCCGCAGGATCGACGGCATGA
- a CDS encoding bifunctional transaldolase/phosoglucose isomerase: MNPVRELQNHGQAIWLDFLARGFITKGDLKTLVDNDGLRGVTSNPSIFEKAIGSSDEYDSAIVSLMKKGDRSVADLYEQLAIEDIQHAADVLRPAYDRLDGADGFVSLEVSPYLANDTEGTIAEARRLWKSVNRKNLMIKVPATPNGLPAIQQLISEGISVNITLLFSQKVYVEVAEAYLAGLQNYIRNGGDPAHVASVASFFVSRIDSAADKQLDEKIAQANDPAEKARLAALKGKVAIANAKLAYQEYKQLFAGEDWQKLEAEGARPQRLLWASTGTKNKDYRDVLYIEELIGPDTVNTVPPATLDGFRDHGELRDSLEENLDDARQVLAALADAGISLDAITRDLVTEGVKLFEDAADKLLGAVARKREKILGSAIDRQTLSLDPSTAKSVEAKADDWRAAGAVRKLWQKDKSVWTNTDEDKWLGWLTSPAAELDRAADYEDYAWRVKKQKFTDAVVLGMGGSSLGPEVLAKTFPKAAGFPKLHVLDSTDPAEIRSLEAAIDIARTVFIVSSKSGGTTEPNALKDYFHARVAKAIGADKAGHRFIAITDPGSSLDAEAARLGYARTFHGDPEIGGRYSILSPFGLVPAATAGIDVTGLLEGALVMVRSCGAQVPPHDNPGVQLGLAMGLAGREGRDKVTILASPKIADFGAWAEQLIAESTGKEGKGLIPVDGEPLGDASLYGDDRFFIDIRTADEEDAAHDEKLRALENAGHPVVRIVMNSIEQIGQEFFRFEIAAAVAGAVLGINPFDQPDVEAAKIRTRELTSAFEKTGRLPDEEPAISANGFDIYTDAENARALREKGADGELSSWLKAHLSRAEPGDYVALLAYVARNEDHIGELQRMRLAVRDRKKVATCAEFGPRFLHSTGQAYKGGPDSGVFLQITADDPRDLKIPGRKMSFSIIKAAQARGDFDVLTRRGRRALRVHLKGNLKSGLSRLDDAISRALM; encoded by the coding sequence ATGAATCCTGTCAGAGAACTCCAGAACCACGGCCAGGCCATCTGGCTCGATTTCCTTGCGCGCGGTTTCATCACCAAGGGTGATCTGAAAACGCTGGTCGATAACGATGGATTGCGCGGGGTCACCTCCAATCCCTCGATTTTCGAGAAAGCGATCGGAAGTTCGGACGAGTATGACAGTGCTATCGTCAGCCTGATGAAGAAGGGCGACCGGTCGGTCGCCGATCTCTACGAGCAGCTCGCGATAGAGGACATCCAGCACGCCGCCGACGTGTTGCGGCCAGCCTACGACCGGCTCGACGGCGCGGACGGTTTCGTCAGCCTAGAGGTCTCGCCATATCTTGCGAACGACACCGAGGGGACAATCGCCGAGGCCAGGAGGCTGTGGAAGTCGGTCAATCGCAAAAACCTGATGATCAAGGTGCCGGCGACGCCGAACGGCCTGCCTGCGATCCAGCAACTGATCTCGGAAGGAATCAGCGTCAACATCACGCTGCTGTTCTCGCAGAAGGTTTACGTCGAAGTGGCTGAGGCGTATCTGGCCGGACTTCAGAACTATATCCGAAATGGCGGCGACCCCGCGCATGTCGCAAGCGTCGCCAGCTTCTTCGTCAGCCGGATCGACAGCGCCGCCGACAAGCAACTCGACGAAAAGATCGCGCAGGCCAACGATCCCGCGGAGAAAGCGCGTCTTGCCGCGCTCAAGGGCAAGGTCGCGATCGCCAATGCCAAGCTCGCCTATCAGGAGTACAAGCAGTTGTTCGCAGGCGAAGACTGGCAAAAGCTCGAGGCCGAAGGCGCCAGACCGCAACGGCTGCTATGGGCTTCGACCGGTACCAAGAACAAGGACTACCGCGACGTTCTCTACATTGAGGAATTGATCGGCCCGGATACGGTCAATACCGTGCCACCGGCGACCCTTGACGGTTTTCGCGATCACGGCGAACTGCGGGACAGTCTGGAGGAAAACCTCGATGACGCGCGGCAGGTGCTCGCCGCGCTCGCGGACGCCGGAATTTCGCTCGACGCGATCACCCGGGACCTCGTGACGGAAGGCGTAAAGCTGTTCGAGGACGCGGCCGACAAACTGCTCGGCGCCGTCGCCCGGAAGCGGGAAAAGATTCTCGGCTCCGCCATCGATCGGCAAACCTTGTCGCTCGATCCATCGACCGCGAAATCCGTTGAAGCGAAGGCGGACGACTGGCGAGCCGCCGGCGCCGTCCGCAAGCTGTGGCAAAAGGATAAGTCCGTGTGGACCAACACGGACGAGGACAAGTGGCTGGGCTGGCTGACGAGTCCCGCCGCCGAGCTTGATCGGGCGGCTGACTACGAGGACTATGCGTGGCGGGTGAAGAAGCAGAAATTCACCGACGCGGTCGTGCTCGGGATGGGCGGATCAAGCCTCGGTCCGGAGGTGCTGGCGAAGACTTTTCCGAAGGCGGCGGGTTTCCCGAAGCTCCATGTGCTGGACTCGACCGATCCGGCCGAGATCCGTTCGCTTGAAGCCGCGATCGACATCGCGAGAACCGTCTTCATCGTGTCCAGCAAGTCCGGCGGGACGACGGAACCTAACGCGCTGAAGGACTATTTTCACGCGCGGGTGGCCAAGGCGATCGGCGCTGACAAGGCTGGCCACCGCTTCATCGCGATCACCGATCCGGGCTCCTCGCTTGACGCGGAGGCGGCAAGGCTCGGCTATGCGCGCACCTTCCACGGCGATCCCGAGATCGGCGGCCGCTATTCGATCCTGTCTCCCTTCGGCCTGGTTCCGGCGGCGACGGCCGGAATCGATGTGACGGGATTGCTTGAGGGCGCACTCGTCATGGTGCGATCCTGTGGCGCCCAGGTCCCGCCGCATGACAACCCCGGCGTCCAGCTCGGATTGGCGATGGGTCTTGCCGGACGCGAAGGCCGCGACAAGGTCACCATCCTGGCGTCTCCGAAGATCGCTGATTTCGGCGCATGGGCCGAGCAGCTGATCGCCGAATCGACCGGCAAGGAGGGCAAGGGCCTGATTCCGGTCGACGGGGAACCGCTCGGCGATGCGAGCCTCTACGGCGATGACCGCTTCTTCATCGATATCCGCACGGCGGACGAAGAGGATGCCGCCCATGATGAAAAGTTGCGCGCGCTCGAAAACGCCGGACATCCCGTGGTTCGCATCGTGATGAACTCGATCGAGCAGATCGGTCAGGAGTTCTTCCGTTTCGAGATCGCGGCCGCGGTCGCCGGCGCGGTTCTCGGCATCAATCCGTTCGACCAACCCGACGTCGAAGCGGCCAAGATCAGGACTCGCGAACTCACGTCGGCCTTCGAAAAGACAGGCAGGCTTCCGGATGAAGAGCCGGCGATCTCCGCCAACGGCTTCGATATCTACACCGACGCCGAAAATGCGCGCGCGTTGCGCGAAAAGGGCGCCGACGGCGAGTTGTCCTCCTGGCTCAAGGCGCATCTTTCGCGCGCCGAACCCGGCGATTATGTCGCCTTGCTGGCCTATGTCGCGCGCAATGAAGACCACATCGGCGAACTGCAGCGGATGCGCCTCGCCGTTCGCGACCGGAAGAAAGTCGCCACCTGCGCCGAGTTCGGCCCGCGCTTCCTGCATTCGACTGGCCAAGCCTACAAGGGCGGTCCGGATAGCGGCGTCTTCCTTCAGATCACCGCCGACGATCCACGGGATTTGAAGATCCCCGGCCGGAAGATGAGCTTCAGCATCATCAAGGCTGCGCAGGCGCGCGGCGATTTCGATGTGCTCACGCGGCGGGGACGACGGGCGCTTCGCGTTCATCTCAAGGGAAACCTGAAATCAGGCTTGTCGCGGCTCGACGATGCGATCAGCCGGGCTCTGATGTGA
- the zwf gene encoding glucose-6-phosphate dehydrogenase: MTVASNIPRKPEPCCFVIFGATGDLTHRLIIPALYNLAESGLLPEPFCIVGVVRKQMSDQDLRQSLMEGLKRHATRPVKIDIAEKVLNCLTCIEADPSDPSSFDALNGVCEGLATKTGTCGNRLFYLAVPPTAFAPIAEQLARVGLLRETSGTWRRLVVEKPFGTDLASARSLNARLLKFANEHQIYRIDHYLGKETVQNILVLRFANGMFEPIWNRNHIDHIQITVEEKLSVGHRGSFYDATGALRDMVPNHLFQLLSLVTMEPPTRFEAHSVRSQKAEVLAAIQTQTPEEALRNSVRGQYHAGQVGGEAVVDYRSAPNVKPDSTTETYAALKLTIDNWRWAGVPFYLRTGKALGLKRTEVAIKFKQAPFAMFRCTPVDQLSHNYLVIGIEPAEGITMQFNTKVPGPSISIDGVEMKFRYKDYFHAAPSTGYETLIYDCMTGDNILFQRADGVEAGWQAVQPFLDAWKKAGADGLVGYEAGSEGPREADDLLARDGNQWRELT, encoded by the coding sequence ATGACGGTCGCAAGCAACATACCGCGCAAACCGGAGCCGTGCTGCTTCGTCATCTTCGGCGCCACCGGCGATCTCACCCATCGCCTGATCATTCCGGCGCTTTACAATCTTGCCGAATCCGGCTTGCTGCCGGAGCCGTTTTGCATTGTCGGCGTCGTCCGCAAGCAGATGTCGGACCAGGATCTCCGGCAGAGCCTGATGGAGGGTTTGAAGAGGCACGCCACGCGGCCCGTCAAAATCGACATCGCCGAAAAGGTGCTCAACTGCCTGACGTGCATCGAAGCCGATCCCTCCGATCCGTCCTCTTTCGATGCTCTGAACGGGGTGTGTGAAGGACTTGCGACGAAAACGGGGACCTGCGGCAACCGCCTGTTCTATCTCGCCGTGCCGCCAACGGCCTTCGCGCCGATCGCGGAGCAACTCGCCCGCGTCGGGCTGCTGCGAGAGACAAGCGGCACATGGCGCCGCCTGGTCGTCGAAAAGCCGTTCGGGACCGATCTCGCATCCGCCAGATCGCTCAACGCCAGGCTGCTCAAGTTCGCCAACGAACATCAGATCTATCGGATCGACCACTATCTCGGCAAGGAGACCGTCCAGAACATCCTCGTTCTTCGTTTCGCCAACGGCATGTTCGAACCGATCTGGAATCGCAACCACATCGACCACATCCAGATCACCGTCGAGGAAAAACTGTCGGTCGGACATCGCGGCAGTTTCTACGACGCCACCGGAGCGCTGAGAGACATGGTGCCGAACCACCTGTTCCAATTGCTGTCGCTGGTGACGATGGAGCCGCCGACGCGGTTCGAAGCCCATTCGGTGCGTTCGCAGAAAGCGGAGGTGCTGGCCGCGATCCAGACGCAGACGCCGGAGGAGGCGCTGAGAAATTCGGTGCGCGGACAATATCACGCCGGGCAGGTCGGCGGCGAGGCGGTCGTCGATTATCGCAGCGCCCCCAACGTCAAGCCCGACAGCACCACCGAGACCTATGCGGCGCTGAAGCTGACCATCGACAACTGGCGATGGGCCGGCGTTCCGTTCTACCTGCGAACCGGAAAGGCGCTCGGCCTCAAGCGCACCGAGGTGGCCATCAAGTTCAAGCAGGCGCCGTTCGCGATGTTTCGCTGCACGCCCGTGGACCAGTTGTCGCACAACTATCTGGTCATCGGCATCGAACCGGCCGAAGGCATCACCATGCAATTCAACACCAAGGTGCCCGGTCCCTCGATCTCGATCGACGGCGTCGAGATGAAATTCCGCTACAAGGATTACTTCCACGCCGCGCCGAGCACCGGCTACGAAACCCTGATCTACGATTGCATGACTGGAGACAACATCCTGTTTCAGCGCGCGGACGGCGTGGAGGCCGGCTGGCAGGCGGTGCAGCCGTTCCTGGATGCCTGGAAGAAGGCCGGCGCCGACGGGTTGGTCGGCTACGAGGCGGGCAGCGAGGGTCCGCGTGAAGCCGACGACCTGCTGGCGCGGGACGGCAACCAATGGCGCGAGCTGACATGA
- a CDS encoding gluconokinase, whose protein sequence is MNAGGGAAFRALIVMGVSGSGKSVIADALGRRLGWIVEDADRFHAKNSIDKMRDGIALTDDDRRPWLRAVAAEIGRRRADGTSVIMACSALKRAYRDILVQGSSDTRIIYLRGDKDLIASRLKTRSEHFMPQGLLASQFATLEEPTEDERPIVVDIDATIKDITERIIIALD, encoded by the coding sequence ATGAATGCGGGCGGAGGCGCCGCCTTTCGCGCGCTGATCGTCATGGGTGTGTCGGGATCGGGTAAAAGCGTCATCGCGGACGCGCTGGGCCGGCGGCTGGGATGGATCGTCGAGGACGCCGACCGCTTTCATGCAAAAAACAGTATCGATAAAATGCGCGACGGCATTGCGTTGACCGATGACGACAGGCGGCCGTGGCTGCGCGCCGTCGCCGCCGAGATCGGCCGCAGGCGCGCAGACGGCACGAGCGTGATCATGGCCTGCTCCGCGCTCAAGCGCGCCTATCGCGATATTCTCGTGCAGGGCAGCAGCGACACCCGCATCATCTACCTGCGCGGCGACAAGGACCTGATCGCGAGCCGTCTCAAGACGAGAAGCGAGCATTTCATGCCGCAGGGACTGCTCGCGAGCCAGTTCGCGACACTGGAGGAGCCGACCGAGGATGAGCGGCCCATCGTCGTCGACATCGACGCGACCATAAAAGACATCACTGAACGCATCATCATCGCGCTCGATTAG
- the gnd gene encoding phosphogluconate dehydrogenase (NAD(+)-dependent, decarboxylating) encodes MQIGMIGLGRMGANIVRRLMKKGGHHAFVYDISEQAVAALAAEGATAATDLEDFVRKLEKPRAVWIMLPAGAVTESTIATIAGLLDGDDVIIDGGNTFWQDDIRRAGTLREKGIHYVDVGTSGGVWGFERGYCMMIGGERAVVDRLDPIFAALAPGHGDIPKTPSRDGRDPRVEQGYLHTGPVGSGHFVKMVHNGIEYGLMQAYAEGFDILRNANVPALPEQHRFKLDLADIAEVWRRGSVISSWLLDLTASALARSETLEAYSGFVADSGEGRWTVNAAIDEAVPAEVLTAALFARFRSRQQHTFAEKILSAMREGFGGHKEPGEADPSTKERTANR; translated from the coding sequence ATGCAGATAGGCATGATCGGGCTGGGACGGATGGGAGCCAACATCGTTCGCCGTCTGATGAAAAAGGGAGGCCATCACGCCTTCGTCTACGACATCAGCGAGCAGGCCGTCGCCGCGCTTGCCGCGGAAGGAGCCACGGCCGCGACTGATCTCGAAGACTTCGTCCGCAAGCTCGAAAAGCCGCGCGCGGTCTGGATCATGCTGCCCGCCGGAGCGGTGACGGAATCCACCATCGCGACGATCGCCGGACTGCTCGATGGCGACGATGTCATCATCGACGGCGGCAACACCTTCTGGCAGGACGATATCCGGCGCGCTGGAACGCTGCGCGAGAAGGGCATCCATTATGTCGATGTCGGCACCAGCGGCGGAGTGTGGGGCTTCGAGCGCGGCTATTGCATGATGATCGGGGGCGAGAGAGCGGTGGTTGATCGTCTCGATCCGATTTTCGCGGCGCTGGCGCCGGGCCACGGCGACATTCCGAAAACGCCGAGCCGGGACGGCCGCGATCCGCGCGTCGAGCAAGGCTACCTCCACACCGGGCCCGTCGGCTCCGGCCATTTCGTCAAGATGGTGCATAACGGAATCGAATACGGCCTGATGCAGGCCTATGCCGAAGGTTTCGACATACTCAGGAACGCGAACGTCCCCGCGCTGCCGGAACAGCATCGATTCAAGCTCGACCTCGCGGATATTGCCGAGGTCTGGCGTCGCGGCAGCGTCATTTCATCCTGGCTGCTCGATCTCACCGCTTCCGCGCTGGCCCGCAGCGAGACCCTCGAAGCCTACTCCGGATTTGTCGCGGACTCGGGCGAGGGCCGCTGGACCGTCAACGCCGCCATCGATGAAGCCGTTCCCGCCGAAGTTCTGACCGCGGCGCTGTTCGCGCGATTTCGCTCGCGTCAGCAACATACCTTCGCGGAGAAAATCCTCTCGGCGATGCGGGAAGGATTCGGTGGACACAAGGAGCCCGGAGAAGCCGATCCCTCCACAAAGGAAAGGACCGCGAATCGATGA
- a CDS encoding DUF6894 family protein translates to MPRYFFNTRIGNDLILDPEGEELRDPDHAWRAARKTIREILKSDGEQRAILNAVLEVTDATGEIVLEFPFTEAILNPVARSSTRH, encoded by the coding sequence ATGCCCCGATATTTCTTTAATACCCGCATCGGAAACGACCTGATACTCGATCCGGAAGGCGAGGAGTTGCGTGATCCCGATCATGCCTGGCGCGCCGCCCGGAAAACGATTCGCGAAATCCTCAAGTCCGACGGCGAACAGCGGGCGATTCTCAATGCGGTGCTGGAAGTGACCGACGCTACCGGCGAGATCGTGCTCGAATTTCCGTTCACCGAAGCGATCCTGAACCCCGTCGCCCGGTCTTCCACGCGGCATTGA
- a CDS encoding glycoside hydrolase family 15 protein, whose translation MPSRIEDYGIIGDGETVALVDRTGSIDWLCWPCFDSDACFSALLGDERNGHWRIAPSEKIEHSSHGYRGDGLILETRFETAGGAVTLIDFMPPRDTATDIVRLVRGDRGRVRMHMDLVIRFGFGKDVPWVRRTEDRALLAICGPDMLVLRTPVETRGENMTTVADFEVSAGQTIPFVMAYSASHLAVPAPIDPAAALRDTEAFWRDWCGKFDYDGPYRDLAMRSLVALKAMIYAPSGGIVAAPTTSLPEKLGGARNWDYRFCWLRDATFTLLALMNSGYHDEASDWHDWLLRSVAGSPADMQIMYGILGQRRLTEWEADWLPGYEGARPVRIGNAAYAQLQLDVFGELMDAFHQSREANLKLREPTWDLECQLLEHLGRIWNETDSGIWELRGPGKHYVSSKVLAWVAFDRGVKSVEHFGFHGPVERWRELREMIHRDVCEKGFDREQNTFVESYGSKLLDASTLLIPSVGFLPASDPRVAGMLAAVEQHLMPDGFVLRHDPRAVTDEQPPIEGAFLACTLWLADAYVLRGDIERAEVLLKRVAGVANDLGLLSEEYDTVARRMTGNFPQALTHIALVNTIHNLNAARKPAMQRAKA comes from the coding sequence TTGCCAAGCAGAATCGAAGACTACGGAATCATCGGCGACGGCGAGACCGTCGCGCTCGTCGACCGGACGGGATCGATCGACTGGCTTTGCTGGCCATGCTTCGATTCCGATGCCTGTTTTTCCGCCCTTCTGGGCGATGAGCGCAATGGCCATTGGCGGATCGCTCCTTCGGAAAAGATCGAGCATTCGAGCCATGGCTATCGCGGAGATGGCCTTATCCTCGAAACCCGCTTTGAGACGGCCGGCGGCGCGGTCACTTTGATCGACTTCATGCCGCCACGCGACACGGCGACCGATATCGTCCGCCTCGTCCGGGGGGACCGCGGTCGCGTGAGGATGCACATGGATTTGGTGATCCGGTTCGGTTTCGGAAAAGACGTGCCATGGGTCCGCCGTACCGAGGATCGGGCGCTGCTCGCCATCTGCGGGCCGGACATGCTGGTGCTGCGCACGCCGGTCGAGACGCGCGGCGAGAACATGACCACCGTCGCCGACTTCGAGGTCAGCGCAGGGCAGACGATCCCGTTCGTGATGGCCTACAGCGCATCGCATCTGGCCGTTCCAGCCCCGATCGATCCCGCGGCGGCACTGCGCGACACGGAGGCGTTCTGGCGCGACTGGTGCGGAAAGTTCGACTATGACGGTCCGTATCGTGATCTTGCGATGCGCTCCCTGGTTGCCCTGAAAGCCATGATCTATGCGCCCTCCGGCGGCATCGTCGCGGCGCCCACAACCTCGCTTCCCGAAAAGCTCGGCGGCGCGCGCAACTGGGACTACCGGTTCTGCTGGCTGCGCGACGCGACCTTCACGCTGCTCGCGCTGATGAACAGCGGCTATCACGACGAAGCTTCGGACTGGCACGACTGGCTGCTGAGATCGGTCGCCGGCTCGCCCGCAGACATGCAGATCATGTACGGCATCCTCGGGCAACGTCGCCTGACGGAATGGGAAGCCGACTGGCTGCCCGGCTATGAGGGCGCGCGGCCGGTCAGGATCGGAAACGCGGCCTATGCCCAGTTGCAGCTTGATGTCTTCGGCGAGTTGATGGACGCGTTCCACCAGTCGAGGGAGGCGAACCTCAAATTGCGTGAGCCGACCTGGGATCTGGAATGCCAGTTGCTCGAGCATCTCGGCCGGATCTGGAATGAAACGGATTCCGGCATCTGGGAGTTGAGGGGACCTGGCAAGCACTACGTCTCCTCGAAGGTGCTGGCCTGGGTGGCGTTCGACCGCGGCGTCAAGAGCGTGGAGCATTTCGGCTTTCACGGGCCGGTCGAGCGCTGGCGTGAACTGCGGGAGATGATTCATCGCGACGTCTGCGAAAAGGGTTTTGATCGCGAACAAAACACTTTCGTCGAATCCTACGGCTCGAAGCTGCTTGATGCCAGCACGCTTCTTATTCCATCGGTCGGCTTTCTGCCGGCTTCCGATCCCCGTGTCGCGGGAATGCTGGCGGCGGTGGAGCAGCACCTGATGCCGGACGGATTCGTGCTCAGGCACGATCCGCGCGCGGTGACGGACGAGCAGCCGCCGATCGAGGGAGCTTTTCTGGCCTGTACGCTATGGCTCGCCGACGCTTATGTGCTGCGCGGCGATATCGAGCGCGCCGAGGTGCTGCTGAAGCGGGTTGCGGGGGTAGCGAACGATCTTGGCCTGCTGTCGGAAGAGTACGATACGGTCGCCCGTCGCATGACCGGAAATTTCCCGCAGGCGTTGACCCATATTGCGCTGGTCAACACCATCCACAATCTCAACGCCGCCCGCAAGCCGGCGATGCAGCGGGCGAAGGCTTAG